Genomic DNA from bacterium:
GATGACGTCGTTGTCCTCGACCTCCGCCGCCGCGACGTTGAATTCGTTTCGCGTGCGCGCGAGAACACGGCGCACGACACTGCGCTTGTCCTTGAGCGAATCCGCGCCGTGGATGTACAGCACGACGCGCAGCGTCCCGACCACCATACGCCCGCCTAGCTGCTCACCACGCGCGAGAGTTTGGCCGCGACCTCTTCGACGGTGAAGATTTCGATGACGTCGCCTTCGCGAAGGTCGTTGAATCCATCGACCTGAATGCCGCACTCAAAGCCGGTCTGCACCTCGCGCACGTCATCCTTGAAACGCTTGAGCGAGGCCATCTTGCCGGTGAACAGCGTCTGCCCGTCGCGAAGGACGCGCACATTCGCGTTCCGCAACGCCTGTCCGTCGGTGATGTAGCAGCCGGCGATGGTCCCCAGGCGGGAGATCGGGAACACGGCGCGCACCTCGGCGTGGCCGCGGATCGTCTCCTCGCGGATCGGCGCGAGCAGTCCTTCCATCGCCTTGGTCACGTCGTCGATGAGCTCGTAGATGACGGAGTACGACTTGATCTGGATGCCTTCGCGGGACGCCAGGTCGCGCATGTCCTGCGACGGCTTGACGTTGAACCCGATGATGACCGCGTTCGACGCCACGGCGAAATTGATATCCGTCTCGGTGATGCCGCCGACGCCCGAATGCACGACGTTGACCTTCACCTGCTCGGTCGCGAGTTTGCCCAGCGATTCCGTGACGGCCTCGACGGACCCGTGCACGTCGCCTTTCAGGATGACCTTCAGTTCCCTGATCGCCTCTTCCTTGATCTGGTCGAAGAGGTTCTCGAGGCTGACCTTCGTCATGCGGCGATTCTTGAGCTCGCGCTGCTTGGCCATGAGCGCCTCGGCGATCTGCTTGGCCGTCTTTTCCGTGTCGGTCACGAAGAAGCGGTCGCCCGCGTTCGGCACGCCGCCGAGGCCCACGACCTCGACCGGATCGCCGGGGCCCGCTTCGTCCATGCGATCGGACTGGCCGTCGTTCATGAAACGCACGCGGCCGTGGAACGAGCCCGCCACGATCGGATCTCCGACCTTCAGCGTGCCTTCGCTGACGAGAACTGTCGCGACCGGGCCCTGCCCTTTTTCGAGGCGCGCCTCGAGCACGACGCCCACGGCCTTCTTGTCCGGATTCGCCTTCAGATCCAGAACGTCGGCCTGCAGCAGGATTTTTTCGAGCAACTCGTCGATGCCCACGACCTGCTTGGCGGAAACCTCGGCGTACTGCGTCTCGCCGCCCCATGTTTCCGGCACGAGGCCGTATTCGGAGAGCTGCGAGACGATGCGCTCGATGTTCGCGCCTTCCTTGTCGATCTTGT
This window encodes:
- a CDS encoding DUF503 domain-containing protein produces the protein MVVGTLRVVLYIHGADSLKDKRSVVRRVLARTRNEFNVAAAEVEDNDVIGTAVVAFVTVGNDRRHVNSVLDHVLDYVENLQLAEVGDCGVEILSA
- the infB gene encoding translation initiation factor IF-2, with product GRRVVEIGRSRDYASRRKSKELATQESRMESVRRKKREFKQTEITTPKASKRKIRIEGAINVGELAHRMGIKGGDLIKRLFEMGQMVTINQALDVDSATIIAGEYGYEIEDVAIVPESMMESQPDDAVDLKPRHPVVTVMGHVDHGKTTLLDAIRKTNVVGGEAGGITQHVGAYKVRLGERAVAFIDTPGHESFTNMRARGAQVTDIVVLVVAADDGVMPQTIEAINHAKDAGVPIVVAVNKIDKEGANIERIVSQLSEYGLVPETWGGETQYAEVSAKQVVGIDELLEKILLQADVLDLKANPDKKAVGVVLEARLEKGQGPVATVLVSEGTLKVGDPIVAGSFHGRVRFMNDGQSDRMDEAGPGDPVEVVGLGGVPNAGDRFFVTDTEKTAKQIAEALMAKQRELKNRRMTKVSLENLFDQIKEEAIRELKVILKGDVHGSVEAVTESLGKLATEQVKVNVVHSGVGGITETDINFAVASNAVIIGFNVKPSQDMRDLASREGIQIKSYSVIYELIDDVTKAMEGLLAPIREETIRGHAEVRAVFPISRLGTIAGCYITDGQALRNANVRVLRDGQTLFTGKMASLKRFKDDVREVQTGFECGIQVDGFNDLREGDVIEIFTVEEVAAKLSRVVSS